From Parasteatoda tepidariorum isolate YZ-2023 chromosome 1, CAS_Ptep_4.0, whole genome shotgun sequence, one genomic window encodes:
- the LOC107441901 gene encoding Krueppel-like factor 6 isoform X3: MNIFRNTAFKVARKTIMEMERYLKEEPKSFKCTPDSLWDRFSLKEETKFVEDLECSTSSLTDSGNSSGSEDRLSVSDLDAEPPEKSRRITTVKESRPRFDILDGSKRRIHKCQFSGCKKVYTKSSHLKAHQRTHTGEKPYKCSWEGCEWRFARSDELTRHYRKHTGSKPFKCSFCDRCFSRSDHLALHMKRHQ, translated from the exons ACGATTATGGAAATGGAACGGTATTTGAAAGAAGAGCCAAAATCCTTTAAGTGTACGCCTGATAGTTTGTGGGACCGATTTTCTTTAAAGGAAGAGACCAAATTCGTTGAGGACTTAGAATGTAGTACGAGTAGTTTGACGGACAGTGGGAACAGTAGTGGTTCAGAGGACCGTTTATCAGTGTCTGATTTGGATGCTGAACCTCCAGAGAAAAGTAGAAGAATAACGACAGTTAAGGAATCTAGACCTCGCTTCGATATTCTAGATGGAAGCAAGCGAAGGATCCACAAGTGCCAATTTAGTGGGTGCAAGAAAGTCTACACAAAGTCTTCACACCTTAAAGCTCACCAAAGAACGCATACAG gtGAGAAACCATACAAGTGTTCTTGGGAAGGCTGTGAATGGCGCTTCGCACGTTCAGACGAGCTAACGCGCCACTATAGGAAGCACACCGGTTCCAAGCCTTTCAAATGCAGCTTCTGTGATCGCTGTTTCTCTCGCTCTGACCACCTTGCACTACATATGAAGCGGCATCAGTGA
- the LOC107441901 gene encoding Krueppel-like factor 6 isoform X2, which yields MCLKYLSVWNISLTQTIMEMERYLKEEPKSFKCTPDSLWDRFSLKEETKFVEDLECSTSSLTDSGNSSGSEDRLSVSDLDAEPPEKSRRITTVKESRPRFDILDGSKRRIHKCQFSGCKKVYTKSSHLKAHQRTHTGEKPYKCSWEGCEWRFARSDELTRHYRKHTGSKPFKCSFCDRCFSRSDHLALHMKRHQ from the exons ACGATTATGGAAATGGAACGGTATTTGAAAGAAGAGCCAAAATCCTTTAAGTGTACGCCTGATAGTTTGTGGGACCGATTTTCTTTAAAGGAAGAGACCAAATTCGTTGAGGACTTAGAATGTAGTACGAGTAGTTTGACGGACAGTGGGAACAGTAGTGGTTCAGAGGACCGTTTATCAGTGTCTGATTTGGATGCTGAACCTCCAGAGAAAAGTAGAAGAATAACGACAGTTAAGGAATCTAGACCTCGCTTCGATATTCTAGATGGAAGCAAGCGAAGGATCCACAAGTGCCAATTTAGTGGGTGCAAGAAAGTCTACACAAAGTCTTCACACCTTAAAGCTCACCAAAGAACGCATACAG gtGAGAAACCATACAAGTGTTCTTGGGAAGGCTGTGAATGGCGCTTCGCACGTTCAGACGAGCTAACGCGCCACTATAGGAAGCACACCGGTTCCAAGCCTTTCAAATGCAGCTTCTGTGATCGCTGTTTCTCTCGCTCTGACCACCTTGCACTACATATGAAGCGGCATCAGTGA
- the LOC107441901 gene encoding Krueppel-like factor 6 isoform X4, with the protein MTIMEMERYLKEEPKSFKCTPDSLWDRFSLKEETKFVEDLECSTSSLTDSGNSSGSEDRLSVSDLDAEPPEKSRRITTVKESRPRFDILDGSKRRIHKCQFSGCKKVYTKSSHLKAHQRTHTGEKPYKCSWEGCEWRFARSDELTRHYRKHTGSKPFKCSFCDRCFSRSDHLALHMKRHQ; encoded by the exons ACGATTATGGAAATGGAACGGTATTTGAAAGAAGAGCCAAAATCCTTTAAGTGTACGCCTGATAGTTTGTGGGACCGATTTTCTTTAAAGGAAGAGACCAAATTCGTTGAGGACTTAGAATGTAGTACGAGTAGTTTGACGGACAGTGGGAACAGTAGTGGTTCAGAGGACCGTTTATCAGTGTCTGATTTGGATGCTGAACCTCCAGAGAAAAGTAGAAGAATAACGACAGTTAAGGAATCTAGACCTCGCTTCGATATTCTAGATGGAAGCAAGCGAAGGATCCACAAGTGCCAATTTAGTGGGTGCAAGAAAGTCTACACAAAGTCTTCACACCTTAAAGCTCACCAAAGAACGCATACAG gtGAGAAACCATACAAGTGTTCTTGGGAAGGCTGTGAATGGCGCTTCGCACGTTCAGACGAGCTAACGCGCCACTATAGGAAGCACACCGGTTCCAAGCCTTTCAAATGCAGCTTCTGTGATCGCTGTTTCTCTCGCTCTGACCACCTTGCACTACATATGAAGCGGCATCAGTGA